One Dioscorea cayenensis subsp. rotundata cultivar TDr96_F1 chromosome 17, TDr96_F1_v2_PseudoChromosome.rev07_lg8_w22 25.fasta, whole genome shotgun sequence DNA window includes the following coding sequences:
- the LOC120280251 gene encoding uncharacterized protein LOC120280251 isoform X1, with product MNSEDDHDQDWSCDEEPLLLEQGVRRDWSCLPRLAVNFIYRQLNAIDHTQFRSVCMEWRGHTKKREKIPLVILADFNQDGTLKGLSLFDIIRKEAIVCLHRATFLPVRHDYYLGASHGWIFTGQIVVHEECDYPFESHRVLRINLNNPITGSLIILPLLGPETKLGGRVYLLGRPDDLEVYLTVIYYVANEKGADVHFIRYEKGWPDVQWTTFSLEVKPCDVVACFEGALLCLL from the coding sequence ATGAACAGTGAGGACGACCATGACCAGGACTGGTCCTGCGATGAGGAACCCTTATTGTTGGAACAGGGTGTACGGCGGGACTGGTCCTGCCTTCCTCGTCTAGCAGTGAATTTCATATACCGCCAACTTAATGCCATTGACCACACCCAGTTCCGCTCTGTCTGCATGGAATGGCGTGGACACACAAAAAAGCGGGAAAAGATACCTCTTGTGATTTTAGCAGACTTTAATCAAGATGGCACTCTGAAGGGTCTCTCCTTATTCGACATAATCCGGAAGGAAGCCATAGTCTGTTTGCATCGTGCAACCTTCCTCCCTGTTAGGCATGACTACTACCTTGGTGCTTCGCATGGATGGATTTTTACAGGTCAAATCGTGGTGCACGAGGAATGTGATTATCCTTTTGAAAGTCACAGAGTATTGCGAATAAATCTAAATAATCCCATCACAGGCAGTCTCATAATCTTACCTCTACTTGGCCCTGAAACTAAACTTGGGGGGCGTGTTTATCTCTTGGGACGACCAGATGATTTGGAAGTTTATTTGACTGTGATCTACTATGTTGCCAATGAAAAGGGTGCTGACGTGCATTTCATCAGGTATGAAAAGGGTTGGCCAGACGTCCAATGGACTACCTTTAGTCTTGAAGTCAAGCCCTGTGATGTAGTTGCTTGCTTTGAAGGAGCACTTCTATGCCTCCTATGA
- the LOC120280251 gene encoding eukaryotic peptide chain release factor GTP-binding subunit-like isoform X2: MATSLVQENSGREVIAFKARLRLLESMCNPVCTGGYHAELHTDAVVKQCEIVDVIEIIGSKKMTPYERPLYLKNGDVVLCRIRVNNSIRVENFSVDHHLGRFTIHSAGKTTALGILVELPPVGRLAFPYPENYYHGTRP, translated from the exons ATGGCAACTTCGTTGGTGCAAG AAAATTCAGGTCGTGAGGTCATTGCTTTTAAGGCAAGGTTGAGGTTACTTGAATCAATGTGCAAT CCAGTATGTACTGGTGGTTACCATGCGGAATTGCACACAGATGCAGTTGTCAAGCAATGTGAGATTGTCGATGTTATAGAAATAATTGGCTCGAAGAAAATGACACCATATGAAAGGCCCCTTTATCTTAAGAATGGTGATGTTGTCTTGTGCCGAATTCGG GTGAACAACTCAATACGCGTCGAGAATTTCTCTGTTGATCACCACCTTGGGAGGTTCACCATTCATTCTGCAG GAAAGACAACTGCATTAGGAATATTAGTTGAACTTCCTCCAGTCGGCCGCTTAGCATTTCCGTATCCTGAAAATTATTATCACGGTACACGTCCTTGA
- the LOC120280251 gene encoding eukaryotic peptide chain release factor GTP-binding subunit-like isoform X3 translates to MCNPVCTGGYHAELHTDAVVKQCEIVDVIEIIGSKKMTPYERPLYLKNGDVVLCRIRVNNSIRVENFSVDHHLGRFTIHSAGKTTALGILVELPPVGRLAFPYPENYYHGTRP, encoded by the exons ATGTGCAAT CCAGTATGTACTGGTGGTTACCATGCGGAATTGCACACAGATGCAGTTGTCAAGCAATGTGAGATTGTCGATGTTATAGAAATAATTGGCTCGAAGAAAATGACACCATATGAAAGGCCCCTTTATCTTAAGAATGGTGATGTTGTCTTGTGCCGAATTCGG GTGAACAACTCAATACGCGTCGAGAATTTCTCTGTTGATCACCACCTTGGGAGGTTCACCATTCATTCTGCAG GAAAGACAACTGCATTAGGAATATTAGTTGAACTTCCTCCAGTCGGCCGCTTAGCATTTCCGTATCCTGAAAATTATTATCACGGTACACGTCCTTGA
- the LOC120281363 gene encoding AMSH-like ubiquitin thioesterase 3, protein MNNSPKVVINIVEVAERIEVANGISLSYYYNLSDNLIKQANIYRQQENNIINLYIELLIFASLITETIPYHKDYKFSLKKEKLETRKKLLSVLEELERLKPHVQLLVSELKRNSANHVTYGQVHHDVSAEINRNSTNQAVVSVGQLHCHDSSNDKFQQTQKLLDEIADMMETLKKKNSESSSIQGNI, encoded by the exons ATGAACAATTCACCAAAAGTGGTGATAAACATAGTGGAAGTAGCAGAGAGGATTGAAGTGGCCAATGGAATCTCTCTCAGTTACTATTACAACCTTTCAGACAATCTCATCAAACAG GCTAACATTTATAGGCAACAAGAGAATAACATCATCAATCTCTATATTGAACTTCTTATATTTGCAAG TTTGATCACTGAAACTATACCTTACCATAAAGACTACAAGTTTTCActgaaaaaagaaaagcttGAAACCAGAAAG aAACTGTTGAGTGTTCTTGAAGAACTGGAGAGATTAAAGCCACATGTGCAGCTGCTTGTTTCAGAATTGAAGAGAAATTCTGCAAATCATGTTACTTATGGTCAGGTTCATCATGATGTTTCTGCAgaaataaatagaaattctaCAAATCAAGCTGTTGTTTCTGTTGGCCAACTTCACTGCCATGATTCCTCAAATGATAAATTCCAACAG ACTCAGAAATTGTTGGATGAGATAGCAGATATGATGGagacactaaaaaaaaaaaattcagaatcaAGCTCAATTCAGGGGaacatatga
- the LOC120280496 gene encoding uncharacterized protein LOC120280496 → MEVKKEESSTKKDWMVSPRLSFSHDIPQTQLLQSLSSSSSHESNDSPPVITDFDFDFTTSLEISTQEPCSADELFSDGKILPLPLKQKPQSVMTTRTSTSTRTNVKQNTTLKEIIDDDDNNEEEEDQQKKETERKPFWMFGRSGSVGSNRTTSIATTATSTTTTTKQKNNNICPFRRSRSAGCSTVKTRNKNYTNYNYKNTFRPMESNSKIYYYSGMKSWSHGDGVRINPVINLPRGGSTASSRSNGSNSSFNSSNRSNNSSIFGYLLCKCSTKRMEKEMERRGVTCSP, encoded by the coding sequence ATGGAggtaaagaaagaagagagCTCAACAAAGAAAGATTGGATGGTGAGTCCAAGGCTATCTTTCTCTCATGATATACCTCAAACCCAACTCTTACAatccttatcttcttcttcttctcatgaaTCTAATGATTCTCCTCCGGTGATCAccgattttgattttgatttcacTACAAGTTTAGAAATATCCACTCAAGAACCTTGCTCAGCCGACGAGCTTTTCTCCGACGGAAAAAtcctccctctccctctcaaACAAAAACCACAATCTGTCATGACAACCAGAACATCAACATCGACAAGAACAAATGTGAAGCAAAACACGACACTGAAAGAAATAATTGATGACGACGACAAcaacgaagaagaagaggatcaGCAAAAGAAAGAGACGGAACGGAAACCGTTTTGGATGTTTGGACGCAGCGGAAGTGTAGGTAGCAACCGGACAACATCAATAGCAACAACggcaacatcaacaacaacaacaacaaagcaaaAGAACAACAATATCTGCCCTTTCCGCCGCAGTAGATCAGCAGGATGCAGTACTgtcaaaacaagaaacaagaattATACCAATTACAATTACAAGAACACATTTCGGCCAATGGAATCAAATTCAAAGATATATTATTACTCAGGGATGAAGAGTTGGTCACATGGTGATGGAGTTAGGATAAATCCTGTTATCAATTTGCCAAGAGGAGGAAGCACTGCTAGTTCCCGCAGTAATGGTAGCAATAGTAGTTTCAATAGTAGCAATAGAAGTAATAATTCAAGTATATTTGGATATCTCTTATGTAAATGTAGCACAAAAAggatggagaaggagatggagagGAGAGGAGTGACATGTTCTCCATga